A segment of the Butyrivibrio fibrisolvens genome:
ATTATTTTATAAAAGTTTTAGCACTCTCGGGTGGACAGTGCTAATTTTTGATATATAATATACTTAATTGAGAGGAGTGAGACAGGATGGTAATTATAAAAATTAGTGAAAAAACTGTGCAGTGCAGTATTGCTGCTCAGGAACTTCATGAGATCGGACTTACACCTGAAGCTCTATTGCATGGAGAAGAGAAAAGCATTCCTTTCATCACGCAGCTCAATCAGGAAGTTGGGCAGCAGCTAGCATATGATCCTGAGAATGAAGTTATGATGATGAGCAGGAACATTATGGCAGATGGAAGTGTTCGTATATATGCGGTCAAGATGGATAATGATGATATTCAAAGTTCAGCAGACCGTCTTCGTGGTATTGCTCAGGGAATCCTGGATTATCTTACCCAGGATAAGATAGATGCTGTAAAAGCTGAAAAAGGCCAGGAGAAGAGTGAAGCTCTTAATAAACTGGTTGAAGGAATGAATAACATGGTTGGCCGTATGTACCTTGAAGAAAGCGAGGAGGGCCAGAAGCTCATCAGTGCTCTTGAGAACATACAGAAATTAAATGTTATTTCAAAGCCTGCGCTTGAATACCAGCGTTATATGGGCGTATTTGAGAATCTCGACAGTGTAATAAGATTTTCTAAGATTGCTTCAGCGATGCCTATAGTTGATTCCGGACTTTACAAATCAGATGAAAAGTATTATCTGATGATGGGCCTTCAGACTGATAGCGAAGCTGTTGTATATGAACTTCGTAAGGCAGGAATTGAATATGCCAAAGCTTTAAGCGTTAATTCTCCTGAAGAGCTTCATTTGATAGAGACTGCAGAATGCATCATTGCTAAGGATGCGATATCACATCTGTCACAGCTTGATGCTGAGGGTAAATGATACGATGAAGAGTTTATGTGATGTTACAGTCTTCAACTTCACAGGTGTATATGAAAGCGAGGATTTCTATAAAGATATAGATGATCCTCGCTTTATTGAATGCAGGAATATTCCTGGAACAGACTGTCTGTGTGATGAAGAGGGTGAAAAAGAGATAAGAAGACGAATGGAAGAAGCACATACGCCAATAAACGGCATTCATTTTATAGATAATGGCAATTATCATTACATGTCGTATGTTTTTACTTC
Coding sequences within it:
- a CDS encoding adaptor protein MecA; the protein is MVIIKISEKTVQCSIAAQELHEIGLTPEALLHGEEKSIPFITQLNQEVGQQLAYDPENEVMMMSRNIMADGSVRIYAVKMDNDDIQSSADRLRGIAQGILDYLTQDKIDAVKAEKGQEKSEALNKLVEGMNNMVGRMYLEESEEGQKLISALENIQKLNVISKPALEYQRYMGVFENLDSVIRFSKIASAMPIVDSGLYKSDEKYYLMMGLQTDSEAVVYELRKAGIEYAKALSVNSPEELHLIETAECIIAKDAISHLSQLDAEGK